A genomic segment from Candidatus Korarchaeum cryptofilum OPF8 encodes:
- a CDS encoding FG-GAP repeat domain-containing protein translates to MRRSLLLILLFPLLLASCYQDSYYQGLGGMRGGAKVLLFKQGLPGDPVAIVPVGSLIVAASSDGTITYMDSKAALRTLSICSGRLVKMAHGTTSRGGAIYAICYSREKQVASLAIIMDSGSFRFYEQPVPSRFNSSGTGFIYSSMKRDFPAAVEPPAPLVADINGDGYDEALAYLDGHLLYFESSLSDPKQYQVDAVLGLSVEGRSVFVSTASGIFIWGPDGLKPYSNIGCSSLPIPVDFDGDGKLEVACRRGDIVQVVKGDSIIFRAEGGATDPAVYDLNGDKRPELIYILNDGTLVARSPSLSWRAKVEAPYNRPVVADVDGDLRPEVIVAAGQYVYCFSNDGKEKWRVSLREFSGWVSGGEVDFQRYMRFEAKTQPILLDYDGDGLLEILVGIGAYLEQGRVALLDEMGKNEAPKVEIISPSNYTKVGKYVKITFKVTDESSRLRARILSSTELWSGTVESGSITSVEVPSFENIVIEASDGILTTSSKLYLKVDTQPPKMVIEPSNMSKITEGTNITVRIIAPIDEYAFLTVYHGTPGNWIKIIERRVWKTSVVSINVTPIVEMVSGYRLFKFHLVDKYGNVEDVVMRYRIERSKEERVNSSVSLILSVNNLISKEARVNCTLIGLDRASLYYGDGADWKLIKEVSGNESILWDVSGLKDGKYILKLESGSVSSLKEVTIDNTPPSIKIEADKRIPVGGTAIVRVEGDFERLYWDLDGDGIFETAGPPLARIEGKEPGRIRINVMGVDGANNSATAGVEIEVFEANEKIEATEVESSNASISNPQISYASIIRPELLALALLLVAIVMMKSSRRKKSSNPWKKR, encoded by the coding sequence TAGTCGCAGCGTCATCTGACGGGACCATCACGTACATGGACTCTAAGGCGGCCCTGAGGACGCTCAGCATATGCTCCGGCAGATTGGTCAAGATGGCCCACGGGACAACATCGAGGGGAGGAGCTATATATGCTATCTGCTACAGCAGGGAGAAGCAAGTGGCTTCGCTAGCGATAATAATGGATAGCGGGAGCTTCAGGTTCTACGAGCAGCCAGTTCCATCCAGGTTCAATTCCTCCGGGACGGGCTTCATCTACTCCAGCATGAAGAGGGACTTCCCAGCCGCAGTAGAGCCTCCGGCACCTCTGGTAGCTGATATCAATGGGGATGGGTACGATGAAGCTCTCGCATACTTAGATGGCCACCTCCTCTACTTCGAATCCTCCCTGTCGGATCCGAAGCAGTATCAAGTGGATGCCGTGCTGGGCCTCTCCGTGGAGGGAAGGAGCGTATTCGTATCCACAGCTTCCGGCATATTCATATGGGGGCCCGATGGCCTCAAGCCCTACTCAAACATAGGGTGCTCCTCCCTCCCCATACCTGTGGACTTCGATGGTGATGGGAAGCTGGAAGTGGCCTGCAGGCGCGGGGACATCGTCCAAGTGGTGAAAGGGGACTCAATCATATTCAGGGCTGAGGGAGGTGCCACGGATCCAGCTGTATATGATCTCAACGGAGATAAGAGGCCAGAGCTCATCTACATACTCAACGATGGGACATTAGTGGCTAGGTCCCCCAGCCTATCCTGGAGGGCCAAAGTAGAGGCTCCTTACAACAGGCCCGTAGTGGCGGATGTGGATGGGGACCTCAGGCCCGAAGTTATAGTAGCGGCTGGCCAATACGTCTACTGTTTCTCCAACGATGGAAAGGAGAAGTGGAGAGTGAGCCTCAGGGAGTTCAGCGGATGGGTATCAGGAGGGGAAGTAGACTTCCAGAGGTACATGAGGTTCGAGGCGAAGACGCAGCCAATATTACTTGATTACGATGGGGACGGGCTCCTCGAGATCTTAGTGGGGATAGGGGCTTATTTGGAGCAGGGAAGAGTGGCTCTTTTGGATGAGATGGGTAAGAATGAGGCCCCTAAGGTGGAGATAATCTCCCCATCGAACTACACGAAGGTGGGGAAGTACGTCAAGATAACTTTCAAGGTGACTGATGAATCGAGCCGGCTGAGGGCTAGGATCCTATCATCGACTGAGCTTTGGAGCGGCACTGTGGAATCAGGAAGTATTACGAGCGTGGAAGTCCCTTCCTTCGAAAATATCGTTATTGAGGCATCCGATGGTATCCTGACGACTAGCTCGAAGCTATACCTGAAGGTGGATACGCAGCCACCCAAGATGGTGATAGAGCCCTCTAACATGTCGAAGATAACTGAGGGCACCAACATAACGGTCAGGATAATAGCTCCGATAGATGAGTACGCATTCCTAACTGTCTACCATGGGACTCCTGGGAACTGGATAAAGATAATAGAGAGGAGGGTGTGGAAGACATCTGTAGTGAGCATAAACGTCACTCCTATAGTTGAGATGGTCAGCGGATACAGGCTCTTCAAGTTCCATCTAGTCGATAAGTACGGGAACGTCGAGGACGTCGTGATGAGGTACAGGATCGAGAGGAGTAAAGAGGAAAGAGTTAATTCCAGCGTTTCGCTGATCTTGAGCGTGAACAACCTGATCTCTAAGGAAGCCAGGGTGAATTGCACTCTAATCGGGCTGGATAGAGCTTCACTCTATTACGGGGATGGAGCGGATTGGAAGTTGATAAAGGAAGTGAGTGGGAATGAGAGCATCCTTTGGGATGTATCGGGCCTGAAGGATGGGAAGTACATATTGAAGCTAGAATCGGGGAGTGTTAGCTCCCTGAAGGAGGTCACTATAGATAACACACCGCCCTCCATCAAGATAGAGGCCGATAAGAGAATTCCAGTGGGGGGGACTGCCATCGTGAGGGTTGAGGGGGACTTCGAGAGGCTGTACTGGGACTTGGATGGCGATGGTATCTTCGAGACAGCGGGCCCCCCGCTAGCTAGGATAGAGGGGAAGGAGCCGGGGAGGATCAGGATAAATGTGATGGGAGTGGATGGAGCTAATAACAGCGCTACGGCTGGAGTTGAGATAGAGGTCTTCGAGGCAAATGAAAAGATTGAGGCAACTGAAGTGGAGAGCTCTAATGCATCGATAAGCAATCCTCAGATCTCATATGCTTCTATAATCAGGCCCGAGTTACTAGCATTGGCCCTCCTTTTAGTAGCTATAGTGATGATGAAGAGCTCGAGGAGGAAGAAGTCATCTAACCCGTGGAAGAAACGTTAA
- a CDS encoding M20 family metallo-hydrolase, producing MIDEISRRIDELREDMVSSMIEMIPLGGIGPENGGDGEIRKAEFIERLARGMGLHVERVDAEDSRVPSRIRPNIIVRYEGRSGRNIWIVSHMDVVPPGEGWSSDPFKPIIKEGKIYGRGTEDDGQAIISSLYAVKALADLKVRADYGLNLAIVSDEETGSRYGILHLISEGIFSKEDLILVPDAGNKDGTMIEVAEKGILWIRVTVRGKQAHASTPEKGLNAHRIGMRLALAIDDALHSKFNEVDELFDPPVSTFEPTKREGGVENVNTVPGTDIVYFDCRILPRYDIDEVLETVKKIAKAFEVYGADITVEEVERSEPSFTDPESEIVRRIKRAVKLLRGKEAKPMGIGGGTCAAYLRRAGLQAVVWMTTEETAHQPDEYCVINNMVEDAKVMASLVLDEL from the coding sequence ATGATAGATGAGATATCGAGGAGGATAGATGAACTGAGGGAAGATATGGTATCCTCTATGATTGAGATGATCCCTCTAGGAGGTATAGGGCCTGAGAACGGGGGAGATGGTGAGATAAGGAAGGCTGAGTTCATAGAGAGGCTAGCGAGGGGCATGGGGCTTCATGTGGAGAGAGTCGATGCTGAGGATAGCAGAGTCCCCTCCAGGATCAGGCCGAACATAATAGTGAGGTATGAGGGGAGGAGCGGGAGGAACATATGGATAGTCAGCCACATGGACGTAGTCCCCCCTGGGGAGGGCTGGAGCTCCGATCCCTTCAAGCCCATAATCAAGGAAGGGAAGATATATGGGAGAGGGACTGAGGACGATGGGCAGGCCATAATATCCTCTCTTTACGCTGTGAAGGCTTTAGCGGATCTCAAGGTAAGGGCGGATTACGGCCTGAACCTGGCTATAGTATCGGATGAGGAGACTGGGAGTAGGTACGGGATATTGCACTTGATATCCGAGGGGATATTCTCCAAGGAAGATCTCATACTAGTCCCCGACGCCGGCAATAAGGACGGGACTATGATAGAGGTAGCTGAGAAAGGCATACTCTGGATCAGGGTGACTGTGAGGGGGAAGCAGGCTCACGCGAGCACTCCGGAGAAGGGATTGAATGCCCATAGGATAGGGATGAGGCTCGCTCTAGCTATAGATGATGCCCTCCACTCTAAGTTCAATGAGGTAGATGAGCTCTTCGACCCCCCTGTGAGCACATTCGAGCCCACGAAGAGGGAAGGGGGCGTGGAGAACGTGAACACGGTTCCCGGGACCGATATAGTATACTTCGATTGCAGGATCCTCCCTAGATACGATATAGATGAAGTCCTGGAGACTGTTAAGAAAATAGCGAAGGCTTTCGAGGTTTACGGAGCTGATATAACTGTGGAGGAAGTTGAGAGGAGCGAGCCCTCATTCACGGACCCGGAATCGGAGATAGTCAGGAGGATAAAGAGAGCAGTGAAACTATTGAGGGGGAAGGAAGCCAAGCCGATGGGAATAGGAGGAGGTACATGTGCTGCTTATCTTAGGAGAGCCGGTCTCCAAGCTGTTGTCTGGATGACGACCGAGGAGACAGCTCATCAACCCGATGAGTATTGCGTAATAAATAATATGGTCGAGGACGCTAAGGTGATGGCATCCCTGGTCCTCGATGAGCTATGA
- a CDS encoding AAA family ATPase, whose product MRPALRSLAIWSTASKKCLSLSITGLILVSLELIPTLGAPLRVSYPPKLVRGVTRCTSTEPKTKREDLFDMEAELRELSDGLKWEKLVIVTGLRRYGKTSLILTYLNEEKLDNIFLDCRLLPPGMISMGSFLELLEAELTRKSWARRILSRVEGISISEIGIRFKERDLNSLISALHALEGKILVIDEAQELRRSRHRFDSIIAYAYDHLDLKIILSGSQVGLLYRFLRVDDPEAPLYGRPFKEVRMRKLSDEEAMDFLRKGFEQAGMKVSDDILEEARRFDGIIGWLTYFGFSMISNRESVEIIERRASKLAISELEHALRIYGLAEARYREALKVIATLERARWTRIKRGIEARIGKIPSNTLSSILSNLVDSGFLEKTEEGYKIADPVLRSGILRYW is encoded by the coding sequence TTGAGACCGGCGTTGAGATCGCTAGCGATATGGAGTACAGCATCTAAAAAATGTTTGTCCCTCTCAATAACGGGGCTCATATTAGTATCCCTGGAGCTCATCCCTACGCTGGGCGCTCCTTTAAGAGTAAGTTACCCCCCTAAGTTAGTTAGGGGGGTAACTAGATGTACTTCGACCGAGCCTAAGACCAAGAGGGAAGACCTCTTCGATATGGAGGCGGAGCTAAGGGAACTCTCAGATGGCCTCAAGTGGGAGAAGCTTGTTATAGTGACTGGTTTAAGGAGATATGGGAAGACATCGCTCATATTGACATATCTGAATGAGGAGAAGCTCGACAACATCTTCCTCGACTGCAGGCTCCTCCCTCCAGGGATGATAAGCATGGGCTCCTTCCTCGAACTATTGGAAGCTGAGCTCACCAGGAAGTCATGGGCTAGAAGGATATTGAGCAGAGTTGAGGGCATAAGCATATCCGAAATAGGGATAAGATTCAAGGAGAGGGATCTCAACTCCCTAATAAGTGCCTTACATGCATTGGAGGGGAAGATCTTAGTTATAGACGAAGCTCAGGAGCTGAGGAGATCGAGGCATAGGTTCGATTCTATAATAGCTTACGCTTACGATCACCTCGACCTCAAGATAATCTTATCGGGCTCTCAAGTCGGCTTATTATATAGGTTCCTCAGGGTGGACGATCCCGAAGCCCCTCTTTACGGCAGACCCTTCAAGGAGGTGAGGATGAGGAAGCTGAGCGATGAAGAAGCCATGGATTTCCTGAGGAAGGGATTTGAGCAGGCTGGAATGAAAGTAAGTGATGATATACTGGAGGAAGCCAGGAGGTTCGATGGGATAATAGGATGGCTCACTTACTTCGGCTTCTCGATGATCAGCAACAGGGAGTCCGTGGAGATTATAGAGAGGAGGGCCTCTAAGCTCGCCATAAGCGAGCTCGAGCATGCCCTGAGGATATACGGGTTGGCTGAGGCAAGGTACAGGGAAGCGCTGAAAGTGATAGCTACTTTAGAGCGTGCGAGGTGGACCCGGATAAAGAGGGGGATTGAGGCGAGGATCGGTAAGATACCCAGCAATACGCTATCCTCCATCTTGAGCAACTTAGTGGATTCCGGATTCCTGGAGAAGACGGAGGAAGGATACAAGATAGCTGATCCAGTTTTGAGGAGCGGAATTTTGAGATATTGGTGA